GATTGGCCATTGTTCGGTCATCGTTTTTGCGGGGACATTCAGTCAATGGGTTCAGCGTTACCTGAATTGGAACGAACGCTCCCAGGGGACTACATGGATAAAGCGAACCTGCGGCGTGCTTGTTCTCGCGGGCGGACTGTGGATGATCTACACCGCGCCATGAGCCTTCTCTGCTTTCATCGGGGCGCCTTGCGGCTTGTCAGGCCTTCTGAGGCCTCTTGGCGATGCCTGCTTTCTCGAGGATGATCTCCATCAGGCACCACTGAGTGAACGCAGACTGCAGAAGATTCGCTCCCACAAAAACGGTGAACAGCAGCCAGTAATGGCTTACCCAATACGCCAAAGCCACACTGAGCAGAATGAAGGTTCCCGCAATCATCCGGATATAGCGTTCCATTGACATGGCATGCATCTCCGCTTTGACCCACACCTTTGCATTCAGTATCGCTCTAAGATTACGGAAGAGCAAGCGAGTGTGTTGGCATGCAATGTTGGCTGTTGGCCCAAATGGAAAGAGGGCGGGCATGAAAGCCCGCCCTCCGAACAGCAAAGCGAATATTACAGGCTGTTGCCGAAGTCTTTCCGGAACTTCGCAAGGAGCGCTTCGGGCCACGGCGACGTCGGCTCGAGCTTGCCCAGGAAGAAGCGCAGCACTTTGGGTTCATAGGCAAAGCGCAAGCCGCCCACGAGATTGCGGTTGGCATACAGCCATTCGAGGCGGTCGGCAACATACTTGACCTGCGAGAGCGTGAACACGCGGCGCGGCATGGCCAACCGCATGAGTTCCAGATCCGAATACAAGTCGTTGCCTTGGGCATCGCGAACGCTCGAAACCGTTCCACGTTCCATACCACGTACACCGGAGATGAGGTAGAACGCCGCGACGAGCGCGCCGGCCGGGTATTCGGCTTGCGGGACATGCGACAAGAAGCCCGTCGCATCGACGTGGCAACCCAGACCGCCGGCAGGCGTGATCACGGGAATGCCCTTC
Above is a window of Candidatus Hydrogenedentota bacterium DNA encoding:
- a CDS encoding DUF2892 domain-containing protein is translated as MSMERYIRMIAGTFILLSVALAYWVSHYWLLFTVFVGANLLQSAFTQWCLMEIILEKAGIAKRPQKA